A single window of Shewanella sp. Choline-02u-19 DNA harbors:
- the ttcA gene encoding tRNA 2-thiocytidine(32) synthetase TtcA, translated as MSEELSPEQISRRSKLQKRLRSEVGKAIGDYNMIEEGDRVMCCLSGGKDSYAMLDILLNLQQRAPIKFEIVAVNLDQKQPGFPEEILPTYLDTLGVAYHILEKDTYSIVMDKIPEGKTTCSLCSRLRRGTLYGFAQKIGATKIALGHHRDDIIETMFLNMFFAGRMKAMPPKLLSDDGANMVIRPLAYSKEKDIAEYAELKKFPIIPCNLCGSQENLKRAAVKDMLVQWDRDFPGRIETIFTAMQNTAPSQGVDRAKFDFLALERNADAPLKGDVAESDLPAFDFVDITNNGHIDLDKAARIDVVSTYSPNS; from the coding sequence ATGTCCGAAGAATTATCACCAGAACAGATCTCTCGTCGCAGCAAACTACAGAAACGCTTGCGCTCTGAAGTTGGCAAAGCCATTGGCGACTACAACATGATTGAAGAAGGCGATCGTGTTATGTGCTGTTTATCTGGGGGCAAAGATAGCTATGCTATGTTAGATATTCTGCTTAACCTTCAGCAACGAGCGCCGATCAAGTTTGAAATAGTGGCGGTCAACCTTGACCAAAAGCAGCCTGGTTTCCCTGAAGAGATCTTACCCACCTACCTAGACACGCTTGGTGTGGCATATCATATCTTAGAAAAAGACACCTACTCTATCGTCATGGATAAAATTCCAGAAGGTAAAACCACTTGCTCATTATGCTCACGTTTGCGCCGTGGCACGCTTTATGGTTTTGCGCAAAAGATTGGTGCGACTAAAATTGCACTGGGTCATCATCGAGATGACATTATTGAAACCATGTTCCTAAACATGTTTTTTGCGGGCAGAATGAAAGCGATGCCACCCAAGCTTTTATCTGATGACGGTGCCAATATGGTTATTCGTCCACTGGCTTATAGCAAAGAAAAAGACATAGCTGAATATGCTGAGCTGAAAAAGTTTCCCATCATCCCCTGTAACCTTTGTGGCTCGCAAGAGAATCTAAAACGTGCAGCAGTTAAAGATATGCTAGTTCAATGGGACAGAGATTTCCCTGGACGTATAGAAACCATATTCACTGCGATGCAAAATACAGCGCCTTCTCAAGGTGTCGACAGGGCTAAATTTGATTTTCTAGCGCTAGAGCGTAATGCAGATGCGCCTTTGAAGGGCGATGTTGCTGAATCTGACCTACCTGCCTTTGATTTTGTTGATATCACCAATAATGGCCATATTGATTTAGATAAAGCGGCGCGTATTGATGTCGTTAGCACTTATAGTCCGAATAGCTAA
- a CDS encoding DUF2987 domain-containing protein: MKKSLLFSLVMFSCATVNAEPISLEYQSFYQRLKQVNKGNYQLVEVAFSVSKANGCKLIDGTISTEKESFPLTFTKDQRIFLPYDAQLKSDRALINLNVDGDAKSCAIAMQVRSKNTKQAYDGAELLQIQTEMNTLLSMMQGFPMRYFASEIAGLNLEFDADVVITLDGKKIPVSGTYRLDKEVIESLNSIEFSQAPKVISPWTAK; the protein is encoded by the coding sequence ATGAAAAAATCCCTGCTGTTTAGCTTAGTTATGTTTAGTTGCGCAACGGTAAATGCTGAACCTATATCGTTAGAGTACCAAAGTTTTTATCAGCGACTTAAGCAAGTCAATAAAGGTAATTATCAACTGGTTGAAGTGGCTTTTTCAGTATCAAAAGCCAATGGTTGCAAGCTTATTGATGGAACAATTTCGACTGAAAAAGAGTCATTTCCATTAACGTTCACCAAAGACCAAAGAATATTTTTGCCTTATGACGCACAGTTAAAATCAGACAGAGCACTGATTAACCTTAATGTTGATGGCGATGCGAAGTCTTGCGCAATTGCGATGCAGGTGAGATCAAAGAATACAAAACAAGCATATGACGGTGCAGAGTTACTGCAGATCCAAACAGAAATGAATACCCTGTTAAGTATGATGCAAGGGTTTCCTATGCGTTATTTTGCATCTGAAATAGCCGGACTTAATTTAGAGTTTGATGCCGATGTTGTGATAACGCTCGATGGGAAAAAAATACCTGTTAGTGGAACTTACCGTTTGGATAAAGAAGTGATTGAAAGCCTTAACTCAATCGAGTTTAGTCAGGCGCCTAAAGTCATTAGCCCATGGACAGCCAAATAG
- a CDS encoding glucosaminidase domain-containing protein — translation MKTGKVGLFTIAFGVVIGGFLLIRLTLIPSLTHEGQPLGKAIRNNELVSKVPRFSDIKDVKAKKRAFFDFLRPSVKHQNAIIEDERQFLIGINTQLENDKQLTDADEFRLQQIAEKYQYTSRRINTNTINKLLVRVDVVPVHMVLIQAANETGWGSSRFAREGLNFFGQWCFRKGCGLVPQSRTNGLSHEVAVFKTVEDSIASYMRNLNSNAAYALFRSIRADMRAENQEPSADKLVYGLVNYSERQEAYIDELLEMLRQNQPYLVEKNEKIPAV, via the coding sequence GTGAAGACAGGTAAAGTTGGTTTGTTTACCATCGCTTTTGGTGTCGTTATTGGTGGTTTCTTACTTATTAGGCTAACACTAATCCCTTCGCTTACTCATGAAGGGCAACCATTAGGTAAAGCCATAAGAAATAATGAACTGGTTAGCAAAGTCCCTAGATTTAGCGACATTAAAGATGTAAAAGCAAAGAAACGTGCATTTTTTGATTTTCTGCGCCCATCTGTTAAACATCAAAATGCCATTATTGAAGATGAGCGTCAGTTTTTGATCGGTATTAATACCCAGCTTGAAAATGACAAACAACTCACTGATGCAGATGAGTTCCGTTTGCAACAGATTGCAGAAAAATACCAGTATACTTCGAGACGAATTAATACTAACACCATCAACAAACTGCTCGTCAGAGTCGATGTTGTCCCTGTACATATGGTGTTGATACAAGCCGCCAATGAGACGGGTTGGGGCAGTTCTCGTTTCGCGAGAGAAGGGCTTAACTTTTTCGGCCAATGGTGCTTTAGAAAGGGCTGTGGATTAGTACCACAATCTCGCACTAATGGGCTATCACATGAAGTTGCTGTTTTTAAAACAGTTGAGGACTCTATAGCCTCCTATATGCGCAATCTTAACTCCAATGCTGCTTATGCCTTGTTTAGGTCAATTAGAGCAGATATGAGAGCGGAGAACCAAGAGCCCAGTGCTGATAAACTTGTTTATGGCCTGGTGAATTATTCAGAAAGACAAGAAGCTTATATCGATGAGTTACTTGAAATGTTACGTCAAAATCAACCCTATTTAGTGGAAAAAAATGAAAAAATCCCTGCTGTTTAG
- the yvcK gene encoding uridine diphosphate-N-acetylglucosamine-binding protein YvcK — MEHNALNQYQQVVAIGGGHGLGRVLSALSFLGPKLTGIVATTDNGGSTGRLRAEKDCIAWGDLRNCLTQLSKKPSIGSLMFEYRFKGESELNGHNLGNLMLTALDELCVRPLEAINLVRQFLNITTRLIPMSEEPTHLVAIEASGRSVFGEMNVDKMTDTPIALSLDPLVQATCEACDAIRDADLIILGPGSFLTSIMPPLLLPKIAKALAESSAEVILIDNLTDEPSPIANCGLTQKLDWCHQVLGLKIIDKVLSHAETAYREGNTSYYPLRSSHHIGLHDKRALANALAEMLPDKLNIV; from the coding sequence ATGGAACACAATGCACTTAATCAATATCAGCAAGTCGTCGCCATTGGTGGCGGACATGGCCTAGGACGCGTACTCTCAGCATTGTCATTTCTTGGCCCTAAACTGACAGGGATCGTAGCCACAACTGATAATGGTGGTTCTACCGGTCGTCTAAGAGCCGAAAAAGACTGTATTGCTTGGGGCGATCTACGTAATTGCCTTACACAGCTATCTAAAAAACCTTCAATTGGTTCACTCATGTTTGAGTATCGCTTTAAGGGTGAAAGTGAACTCAATGGCCACAATTTAGGTAATTTAATGCTCACCGCATTAGATGAGCTATGCGTTAGGCCGTTGGAAGCGATTAATTTAGTGCGTCAATTTTTAAATATCACAACTCGTCTAATCCCGATGTCTGAAGAACCAACACACCTTGTCGCCATCGAAGCGAGCGGCAGAAGTGTTTTTGGTGAAATGAACGTCGACAAAATGACCGATACTCCCATAGCATTGTCACTTGACCCGTTAGTACAAGCAACGTGTGAAGCCTGCGATGCAATACGCGATGCAGATTTAATCATACTCGGCCCAGGCAGTTTTTTAACCAGTATAATGCCTCCACTGCTGTTGCCTAAAATAGCAAAAGCGCTAGCCGAATCTTCGGCGGAAGTGATTTTAATTGACAATCTAACCGATGAACCGTCACCGATAGCAAATTGTGGACTCACGCAAAAGCTAGATTGGTGTCATCAAGTGCTTGGCCTTAAAATCATTGATAAGGTACTTAGCCATGCTGAAACCGCTTATCGAGAGGGTAACACCAGCTACTATCCCTTAAGAAGTTCACATCATATTGGGCTACATGATAAGCGTGCGTTGGCAAATGCACTCGCAGAAATGTTGCCAGATAAACTCAATATTGTTTAA
- a CDS encoding amino acid aminotransferase: protein MIFSQVELAPADPILGLTDAFKADPREDKVNLGVGIYKDESGKTPILKAVKLAEEKLLATEKTKSYLGMEGVQAYNGAVQTLLFGNDHTVVNNGRALTAQAPGGTGSLRVAAEFLVRHTKADTIWVSNPTWANHQNIFQSAGLKTQSYGYYKAETHSLDFDAMLADLSGAKEGDLVLLHGCCHNPTGIDLNEAQWLAVAQLCVSKSLVPLFDFAYQGFGTGVEEDATGLRIVADTVPELIIANSFSKNFGLYNERIGAVTVVAANDTEVVNAFSQIKSTIRASYSNPPAHGALIVSTILEDESLKQLWHDELQGMRERIAEMRTLFVASLKESGVTQDFEFISSQNGMFSFSGLDKAQVKRLKDEFGVYIVGSGRISVAGMTKTNMPIICKAIAAVL, encoded by the coding sequence ATGATATTTTCCCAGGTTGAACTTGCCCCAGCCGATCCAATCCTAGGCCTTACCGATGCCTTCAAAGCAGATCCCCGAGAGGATAAAGTCAATTTAGGCGTTGGGATCTATAAAGATGAATCTGGAAAAACCCCTATTCTTAAAGCCGTTAAATTAGCAGAAGAAAAGTTACTGGCAACAGAGAAGACTAAAAGCTATTTAGGGATGGAAGGCGTACAGGCGTATAACGGTGCAGTACAAACGCTATTGTTTGGCAATGATCATACCGTTGTTAATAACGGCCGAGCGTTAACCGCACAAGCTCCTGGCGGTACTGGCTCACTTCGAGTCGCAGCGGAGTTTTTAGTTCGACATACGAAAGCTGACACCATTTGGGTCAGTAATCCTACCTGGGCAAACCATCAAAATATTTTTCAATCTGCAGGCTTGAAGACGCAATCTTACGGCTATTATAAAGCCGAGACGCACAGTCTAGATTTTGATGCCATGTTAGCTGATTTGAGTGGCGCAAAAGAGGGCGATCTTGTTTTACTCCATGGTTGTTGTCATAACCCGACAGGAATCGATTTAAATGAGGCCCAATGGCTCGCGGTAGCACAGCTATGCGTGAGTAAGTCATTAGTGCCGTTATTTGATTTCGCTTATCAAGGTTTTGGCACTGGCGTTGAAGAGGATGCTACAGGACTACGTATTGTTGCCGACACTGTCCCCGAGCTTATTATTGCCAACTCTTTCTCGAAGAACTTTGGTCTGTATAACGAACGTATTGGCGCTGTAACAGTCGTAGCCGCAAACGATACCGAAGTGGTAAATGCTTTTAGCCAGATAAAGAGCACCATTCGTGCTTCATACTCTAACCCTCCAGCGCATGGCGCATTGATCGTTAGTACTATTTTAGAAGATGAGTCGTTAAAGCAACTTTGGCATGATGAACTACAAGGTATGCGAGAGCGCATCGCCGAAATGCGGACTTTATTCGTCGCATCATTGAAAGAAAGTGGTGTGACTCAAGACTTTGAATTTATCTCTAGCCAAAATGGCATGTTTAGTTTTTCAGGCTTGGATAAAGCGCAGGTAAAGCGTCTAAAAGATGAGTTTGGCGTTTATATTGTAGGTTCTGGACGTATCAGCGTTGCCGGCATGACTAAAACGAATATGCCGATTATATGTAAGGCGATTGCCGCGGTTCTATAA
- the serS gene encoding serine--tRNA ligase, which yields MLDPKFLRNELEVTAERLATRGFILDVDRLGKLEEKRKSLQVATEELQASRNAISKSIGQAKAKGEDVAPIMAKVGTLGAELDAKKLELSALLEELNAIAMSVPNLPDESAPIGSDESGNVEVRRWGTPREFSFDVKDHVELGETLGGLDFKSAVKITGTRFIIMKGQIARMHRALAQFMLDLHTTEHGYTEAYVPLLVNEDSLLGTGQLPKFGEDLFHTKPATEEGQGLSLIPTAEVPLTNMARDTIIDEDELPVMLTAHTPCFRSEAGSYGRDTRGLIRQHQFDKVELVQLVKPETSMQALEELTIHAETVLQKLELPYRTMVLCTGDMGFGSSKTFDIEVWLPAQNTFREISSCSNMQDFQSRRMQARFKAKTAKKPSLLHTLNGSGLAVGRTLVAVLENYQNEDGSITIPEVLRGYMGGLEKIG from the coding sequence ATGTTAGATCCAAAATTTTTACGAAATGAATTAGAAGTAACCGCTGAGCGTTTAGCAACTCGTGGTTTCATTTTAGATGTCGACCGTTTAGGTAAATTAGAAGAAAAGCGCAAGTCGCTGCAGGTCGCTACTGAAGAGTTACAAGCTTCACGCAATGCGATCTCAAAATCGATTGGCCAAGCAAAAGCAAAGGGTGAAGATGTTGCCCCTATTATGGCTAAAGTCGGCACTCTTGGTGCAGAACTTGATGCTAAGAAATTAGAATTATCTGCATTGCTTGAAGAGCTTAATGCTATTGCGATGAGCGTGCCTAACTTACCGGACGAATCAGCACCGATTGGCAGTGATGAGTCTGGTAATGTTGAAGTACGTCGCTGGGGTACACCAAGAGAATTTAGCTTCGACGTCAAAGATCATGTTGAACTCGGTGAAACACTTGGCGGGCTTGATTTTAAGAGTGCTGTTAAAATTACCGGTACGCGCTTTATTATAATGAAAGGCCAAATTGCTCGCATGCATCGTGCGTTAGCACAGTTTATGCTTGACCTTCATACGACTGAACACGGCTACACAGAGGCTTACGTTCCGCTGCTGGTCAATGAAGATAGCTTGTTGGGCACAGGACAGTTACCCAAGTTTGGTGAAGACCTGTTTCATACCAAACCCGCAACAGAAGAGGGGCAGGGCCTAAGCCTTATCCCAACCGCTGAAGTGCCACTGACCAACATGGCTCGTGATACTATTATCGATGAAGATGAGTTGCCGGTAATGTTGACGGCTCATACACCTTGTTTCAGAAGTGAAGCGGGTTCATATGGCCGTGATACTCGTGGATTAATCCGTCAGCATCAATTTGATAAGGTAGAGCTAGTACAGCTAGTAAAACCAGAAACTTCAATGCAAGCGCTTGAAGAGCTGACGATTCATGCTGAAACAGTGCTACAGAAACTTGAACTTCCGTACCGCACTATGGTGCTATGTACCGGTGATATGGGCTTTGGATCAAGCAAGACGTTTGATATCGAAGTCTGGTTACCGGCTCAAAACACTTTTAGAGAGATTTCATCGTGCAGTAACATGCAGGATTTCCAGTCTCGTCGTATGCAAGCCCGTTTTAAAGCTAAAACAGCTAAGAAACCAAGCCTATTACATACGCTTAATGGTTCAGGCCTTGCAGTAGGTCGTACCTTAGTGGCTGTCCTTGAAAACTACCAGAATGAAGACGGTTCAATTACGATACCTGAAGTGTTACGTGGTTACATGGGCGGTTTAGAAAAAATCGGCTAA
- the crcB gene encoding fluoride efflux transporter CrcB — protein MSNILFVALGGSVGAVLRYLISILMLQVFGSGFPFGTLVVNILGSFLMGVVYAFGQVSEVSPEIKAFIGVGMLGALTTFSTFSNESLLLMQEGYLVKAILNVVVNVGVCIFVVFLGQQLVFSRY, from the coding sequence ATGAGTAATATACTTTTTGTTGCGTTAGGTGGGTCTGTTGGTGCAGTTTTACGTTATCTTATCTCAATTTTAATGCTTCAGGTGTTTGGTAGTGGATTTCCTTTTGGTACACTTGTAGTCAATATACTGGGATCATTTTTAATGGGTGTTGTATACGCCTTTGGTCAAGTCAGTGAAGTGAGCCCAGAAATTAAAGCATTTATTGGTGTGGGAATGTTAGGCGCCCTCACTACGTTTTCTACTTTTTCCAATGAGTCTTTATTGCTGATGCAAGAAGGTTATTTGGTTAAAGCGATTTTGAATGTTGTTGTCAATGTAGGCGTGTGTATATTCGTCGTTTTTCTAGGACAGCAATTGGTGTTTTCTCGTTATTAA